One Methylomarinovum tepidoasis DNA window includes the following coding sequences:
- a CDS encoding PEP-CTERM/exosortase system-associated acyltransferase, which produces MTNGKDGALAAADPRQVDLHRVFYRYFDILPADSEALRREVYKLRFQVYCVETGFERAEDCPEVIENGRPVNLETDEYDARSAHYLVRHRRTGLYAATVRLVLPDPADIMASYPIEKHCPLDEPVTDPAVRRHLAEISRFAVSKEFKRRRGEQKTLAGIGPEPEVYFAPDERRLLPHMTVGLFAGIVRMTRAHDITHWYAVMEPALLRLLRLFGIRFLPIGPDVDYHGLRRPCLAEVDKVLPMIRKVNRPVWELITDRGRYA; this is translated from the coding sequence ATGACGAACGGCAAGGATGGTGCACTGGCGGCCGCCGATCCACGGCAGGTAGATCTGCATCGGGTCTTCTACCGGTATTTCGACATCCTCCCGGCCGACAGCGAGGCGCTGCGGCGCGAGGTTTACAAGCTGCGGTTCCAGGTCTATTGCGTGGAGACGGGGTTCGAGCGCGCCGAGGACTGTCCGGAGGTGATCGAAAATGGCCGGCCGGTGAATCTGGAGACGGACGAATATGACGCCCGTTCGGCCCATTATCTGGTGCGCCACCGCCGCACCGGGCTGTATGCCGCCACCGTGCGTCTGGTGTTGCCCGATCCGGCGGACATCATGGCGTCGTATCCCATCGAGAAGCACTGCCCGTTGGATGAGCCGGTCACCGATCCTGCGGTGCGCCGCCATCTGGCGGAGATCTCCCGTTTCGCCGTCTCCAAGGAGTTCAAGCGCCGCCGCGGTGAGCAGAAGACCCTGGCGGGCATCGGCCCCGAGCCGGAAGTCTATTTCGCGCCGGACGAGCGCCGCCTGCTGCCCCACATGACCGTGGGGCTGTTCGCCGGCATCGTGCGCATGACCCGAGCCCATGACATCACCCACTGGTATGCAGTGATGGAACCTGCGCTGCTGCGGCTGCTACGCCTGTTCGGCATCCGCTTTTTGCCCATCGGCCCGGACGTGGATTACCACGGCCTGCGCCGCCCCTGTCTGGCCGAGGTGGACAAGGTGCTGCCGATGATCCGGAAGGTCAACCGGCCGGTGTGGGAGCTGATCACCGACCGGGGCAGATACGCCTAG
- the hemC gene encoding hydroxymethylbilane synthase, with protein MTDIVRIATRRSPLALWQAEHVAGLLRRHHPGLEVELVKMVTQGDRILDAPLAKVGGKGLFVKELEQGLLDGRADLAVHSMKDVPVELPPGLHIGAVLAREDPRDALVSLNFPDLEALPPDARVGTSSLRRQCQLRQRFPGWRIASLRGNVGTRLDKLAAGGFDAIVLAAAGLVRLGEEGRITQWLDPDLCLPAIGQGAIGIECRRDDARIHELIAPLHHADTAVCVAAERALNARLQGGCQVPIAGFAVLEGGRLWLRGRVGRPDGTLLLKAETEGAPSAAEALGTGLAETLLARGADAILRAVYG; from the coding sequence GTGACCGACATCGTTCGCATCGCCACCCGCAGAAGTCCCCTGGCCCTGTGGCAGGCCGAGCACGTGGCCGGCCTGTTGCGCCGCCACCATCCCGGCCTGGAAGTGGAACTGGTGAAGATGGTGACCCAGGGGGACCGGATTCTCGACGCCCCACTGGCCAAGGTCGGCGGCAAGGGGCTGTTCGTCAAGGAGCTGGAACAGGGGCTGCTGGACGGCCGCGCCGATCTCGCCGTCCATTCCATGAAGGACGTACCGGTGGAGTTGCCGCCGGGGCTGCACATCGGCGCCGTCCTGGCACGGGAGGATCCCCGCGACGCCCTGGTCAGCCTGAATTTCCCCGATCTCGAAGCGTTGCCGCCGGACGCCCGCGTTGGCACCTCCAGCCTGCGGCGCCAATGCCAGCTGCGCCAGCGTTTTCCCGGCTGGCGCATCGCCTCGCTGCGCGGCAACGTCGGCACCCGCCTGGACAAGCTGGCGGCAGGCGGGTTCGACGCCATCGTTCTCGCCGCCGCAGGGCTGGTGCGTCTGGGCGAGGAAGGCCGCATCACCCAGTGGCTCGATCCCGACCTGTGCCTGCCGGCTATCGGCCAGGGCGCCATCGGTATCGAGTGCCGCCGGGACGATGCCCGCATCCACGAGCTGATCGCCCCGCTGCACCATGCCGATACCGCCGTCTGCGTCGCCGCCGAACGGGCCCTCAACGCGCGCCTGCAGGGAGGCTGCCAGGTGCCGATCGCCGGTTTCGCGGTGCTGGAAGGAGGGCGGTTGTGGCTGCGCGGCCGGGTCGGGCGTCCGGACGGCACCCTGCTGCTGAAAGCGGAGACGGAAGGAGCACCGTCTGCGGCCGAGGCGCTGGGAACGGGGTTGGCGGAGACGCTCCTGGCTCGGGGCGCCGATGCCATCCTGCGGGCGGTCTATGGCTGA
- a CDS encoding uroporphyrinogen-III synthase has product MAEPLAGRRVLVTRPEHQAENLCRLLRARGAEPWPCPMLRLAPLPPPSPAWWQGYDWLIFVSANAVRFARDAGLPARIAAKVAAIGRATAAALEKSRLTVACQAPPPYTSESLLTLPVWDEIGGRRVLIVRGRGGRPELGQALARRGAEVACAELYRRLPPAPESVTRLHEGLAAGLDAVLVSSGEVLANLIAAAGARLRELPLVAPSERVAAQARQAGFEDVTVAASALDEVMVAALQRRLTE; this is encoded by the coding sequence ATGGCTGAGCCGCTGGCCGGCAGGCGGGTGCTGGTGACCCGCCCTGAACACCAGGCGGAAAACCTCTGCCGCCTGCTGCGCGCCCGCGGCGCCGAGCCCTGGCCGTGTCCGATGCTGAGACTGGCGCCGCTGCCGCCGCCGTCCCCGGCGTGGTGGCAGGGTTACGACTGGCTGATCTTCGTCAGCGCCAACGCGGTGCGTTTCGCACGCGATGCAGGGCTGCCGGCGCGGATTGCGGCCAAGGTGGCGGCCATCGGCCGGGCCACCGCGGCCGCCCTGGAAAAGTCCAGGTTGACGGTAGCCTGTCAGGCGCCGCCGCCGTATACTTCTGAAAGTTTGCTGACGCTGCCCGTGTGGGATGAAATCGGCGGCCGGCGGGTGCTCATCGTCCGTGGCCGGGGCGGGCGCCCCGAATTGGGGCAAGCTCTGGCCCGGCGTGGGGCCGAGGTGGCCTGTGCGGAACTGTACCGCCGCCTGCCGCCGGCGCCGGAGAGCGTGACCCGGCTGCACGAGGGCCTTGCGGCCGGTCTCGATGCCGTCCTGGTCAGCAGCGGCGAGGTGCTGGCCAATCTGATCGCGGCGGCGGGGGCACGGCTTCGGGAGCTTCCGCTGGTGGCGCCCAGCGAGCGGGTGGCGGCGCAGGCCCGGCAGGCGGGTTTCGAAGATGTGACCGTCGCCGCCTCGGCCTTGGACGAGGTCATGGTGGCGGCGTTGCAACGGCGATTGACTGAGTAG
- a CDS encoding uroporphyrinogen-III C-methyltransferase yields the protein MADMVPEDEFEDEGLGKLGLWITIVVVLLILALGGGGYYLFQKLRSEQAGLGGAVGKESQRVLELTHQVTTLQREIALIHRQITDLDARQAAQQQRWRQMLDEQAKVFDAKLEALEKKLENSHAKLATQIQALGRQISRTRTDVMLADAEYLLSVANQKLRLTGDVQAALRAMEAADELLRQSGDPAAFKVREALVKEIAALRKVKQPDVVGVSAQLLALEEQVSQLPLYLPHMGKVAEGQQKAHPSDQDIIEQWKEVLTIRRRKTERPVEAILTPEEVEAIRHALILKLETARFAAVRGAPDLYRSSLEAARQWVQQHFDTKARQVQDFLAALDRLAQQPVAVQLPEIGQSLKLLRHLPQLRLDLERLDGAVPVAPVQ from the coding sequence ATGGCGGATATGGTTCCGGAAGACGAGTTCGAAGACGAGGGCCTGGGAAAACTGGGTCTGTGGATCACCATCGTCGTGGTCCTGCTGATTCTGGCGCTCGGCGGCGGCGGTTACTATCTGTTTCAGAAACTGCGCAGCGAGCAGGCGGGCCTGGGTGGGGCGGTCGGCAAGGAATCCCAGCGGGTGCTGGAGCTGACCCATCAGGTGACCACCCTGCAGAGGGAGATCGCCCTGATCCACCGTCAGATCACCGACCTCGACGCCAGGCAGGCCGCCCAGCAGCAGCGCTGGCGCCAGATGCTCGACGAGCAGGCCAAGGTGTTCGACGCCAAGCTAGAGGCCCTGGAGAAGAAGCTGGAAAACAGCCACGCCAAGCTCGCTACCCAGATCCAGGCCCTGGGGCGGCAGATCAGCCGCACCCGTACCGACGTGATGCTGGCCGATGCCGAATACCTCCTCAGCGTCGCCAACCAGAAGCTGCGCCTGACCGGCGACGTGCAGGCGGCCCTACGGGCGATGGAGGCGGCCGACGAACTGTTGCGCCAGAGCGGCGATCCGGCGGCGTTCAAGGTGCGCGAGGCCCTGGTGAAGGAGATCGCCGCGCTCCGCAAGGTGAAACAGCCCGACGTGGTCGGGGTGTCGGCCCAGCTCCTGGCCCTGGAGGAACAGGTCAGTCAGCTTCCCCTCTACCTGCCGCACATGGGCAAGGTGGCCGAAGGCCAGCAGAAAGCCCATCCCAGCGATCAGGACATCATCGAACAGTGGAAGGAGGTGCTCACCATCCGCCGCCGTAAGACCGAGCGCCCGGTGGAGGCGATCCTGACTCCGGAAGAGGTGGAAGCCATCCGTCATGCCCTGATCCTCAAGCTGGAGACCGCCCGTTTCGCCGCGGTCCGTGGCGCGCCCGATCTCTATCGCAGCAGCCTGGAAGCGGCCAGGCAGTGGGTCCAACAGCATTTCGACACCAAGGCCAGGCAGGTGCAGGATTTCCTCGCCGCGCTCGACCGATTGGCGCAGCAGCCGGTGGCGGTGCAGCTGCCGGAGATCGGCCAGTCGCTCAAGCTGCTGCGCCATCTGCCGCAACTGCGGCTGGATCTTGAGCGTCTCGATGGTGCGGTGCCTGTCGCACCGGTCCAGTAA
- a CDS encoding heme biosynthesis HemY N-terminal domain-containing protein, giving the protein MEALKKQLIIWSAVLLAAVAAAFLLPRLKLLQDAGYVLIGWGRWEIELTAVTLILIFIIGFVLFYAAIRLTALLIRLPALLRQRREQAQADAAFQKLLHGLKEAAEGNWEQAEKVLIEGAALSGQALVHYLTAARAAHQRGALRQRDEYLKKAREVEPDAEVAVKLTEAELHVANEDFDKALKSLQRLEKIAPANAQALRLMHQVYTRLGKWDALTKLLPRLRKNQALLEAEVRLMELEAYSALLREAAKTHDPKALEEAWQKIPDPLRKEADLQAIYFAAMIEAGAGEAVESELRRTLTRHWNETLLVLYGALELPDAAAQLAHAETWLKRHGDDPILLRVLGKLALRAGEPDKAEDYLTRSLEKQPTAETYRLLGDLFLQRGESDKAAECYRRGLMLASKAVIEEVEAHPEGG; this is encoded by the coding sequence ATGGAAGCGCTGAAGAAACAGCTCATCATCTGGTCGGCGGTGCTCCTGGCCGCCGTGGCGGCCGCCTTCCTGCTGCCGCGGCTGAAGCTGCTCCAAGACGCCGGTTACGTGCTCATCGGCTGGGGGCGGTGGGAAATCGAGCTGACCGCCGTCACCCTGATCCTGATCTTCATCATTGGCTTCGTCCTGTTCTATGCCGCCATCCGTCTCACCGCCCTGCTGATCCGCCTGCCGGCCCTGCTGCGCCAGCGCAGGGAGCAGGCCCAGGCCGACGCCGCTTTCCAGAAGCTGCTTCACGGCCTCAAGGAAGCGGCCGAGGGCAACTGGGAACAGGCCGAGAAGGTCCTGATCGAGGGGGCGGCGCTGAGCGGTCAGGCGCTGGTTCATTACCTCACCGCCGCCCGCGCCGCCCACCAGCGTGGGGCCCTGAGGCAGCGCGACGAATACCTGAAGAAGGCGCGCGAGGTCGAGCCCGACGCCGAGGTGGCGGTCAAGCTTACCGAAGCCGAGCTACATGTGGCCAACGAAGATTTCGACAAGGCGCTCAAATCGCTGCAACGGCTGGAGAAAATCGCGCCTGCCAACGCCCAGGCGCTGCGGCTGATGCACCAGGTCTATACCCGCCTGGGGAAATGGGACGCCCTGACCAAGTTGCTGCCGCGCCTGCGCAAGAATCAGGCGCTCTTGGAAGCCGAGGTCCGCCTGATGGAGCTGGAGGCCTACAGCGCCCTGCTGCGTGAGGCGGCCAAAACCCACGATCCCAAGGCCCTGGAGGAAGCTTGGCAGAAGATCCCCGATCCCCTGCGCAAGGAGGCCGATCTGCAGGCCATCTACTTCGCCGCCATGATAGAAGCCGGGGCCGGGGAGGCCGTCGAGTCGGAATTGCGCCGTACCCTGACCCGCCACTGGAACGAAACCCTGCTGGTACTCTACGGCGCCCTGGAGCTGCCGGACGCCGCCGCCCAGCTGGCCCACGCCGAGACCTGGCTCAAACGCCACGGCGACGATCCCATTCTGCTGCGGGTACTGGGCAAGCTTGCCCTGCGCGCCGGCGAACCGGACAAGGCCGAGGATTATCTCACCCGCAGCCTGGAGAAGCAGCCGACGGCCGAAACCTACCGGCTGCTGGGTGACCTGTTCCTGCAGCGGGGCGAGAGCGACAAGGCCGCCGAATGCTACCGCCGTGGCCTAATGCTGGCTTCCAAGGCGGTGATCGAGGAGGTCGAGGCCCATCCGGAGGGTGGGTGA
- the ubiD gene encoding 4-hydroxy-3-polyprenylbenzoate decarboxylase: MKYRDLRDFLRLLEQRGQLKRIALEVDPFLEITEICDRTLKRGGPALLFENPKGSNIPLLGNLFGTPERVALGMGEESVAALREVGKLLAFLKEPDPPKGMKDAFDKLPIFRQVLNMTPKVVRHAPCHEEIFEGAEVDLGRYPIQTCWPQDAGPLITWPLVITRGPFKERQNLGIYRMQVLGRNKVIMRWLAHRGGALDFADWQKAHPGEPFPVAVALGADPATILGAVTPVPDTLSEYAFAGLLRGGKTEVAKARLSDLQVPASAEIVLEGFIHPGETAPEGPFGDHTGYYNEVETFPVFTIECITQRRNPIYHSTYTGRPPDEPAVLGVALNEVFVPLLQKQFPEITDFYLPPEGCSYRLAVISMKKQYPGHAKRVMLGLWSFLRQFMYTKFVIVTDDDIDIRDWKDVIWAMTTRMDPARDITVIEHTPIDYLDFASPVAGLGSKIGFDATNKWPGETTREWGRPIVMDPEVKRRVDEIWEALGIE; the protein is encoded by the coding sequence ATGAAATACCGTGACCTGCGCGACTTCCTCCGCCTGCTGGAACAGCGGGGCCAGCTTAAACGCATCGCCCTCGAGGTGGACCCGTTCCTGGAAATCACCGAGATCTGCGACCGCACCCTGAAACGCGGGGGGCCGGCGCTGCTGTTCGAGAACCCCAAGGGCTCTAATATCCCCCTGCTGGGCAATCTGTTCGGCACCCCGGAGCGGGTGGCCCTGGGGATGGGGGAGGAATCGGTGGCGGCCCTGCGGGAGGTGGGCAAACTGCTGGCCTTCCTCAAGGAACCGGATCCGCCCAAGGGCATGAAGGACGCCTTCGACAAGCTGCCGATCTTCAGGCAGGTGCTCAACATGACGCCGAAGGTGGTGCGCCACGCCCCCTGCCACGAGGAAATCTTCGAAGGCGCCGAGGTGGACCTTGGGCGCTATCCGATCCAGACTTGCTGGCCCCAGGACGCCGGCCCCCTCATCACCTGGCCCCTGGTCATCACCCGGGGACCGTTCAAGGAGCGCCAGAATCTGGGCATTTACCGCATGCAGGTCCTGGGGCGCAACAAGGTCATCATGCGCTGGCTGGCCCACCGCGGCGGAGCGCTGGATTTCGCCGACTGGCAGAAGGCGCATCCCGGCGAGCCGTTTCCCGTGGCCGTGGCCCTGGGGGCCGATCCCGCCACCATCCTGGGGGCGGTGACCCCGGTGCCCGACACCCTGTCGGAATACGCCTTCGCCGGTCTGTTGCGGGGCGGCAAGACCGAGGTGGCGAAAGCGAGGCTGTCAGACCTGCAGGTGCCGGCCAGCGCCGAAATCGTCCTGGAGGGGTTCATCCATCCGGGGGAGACCGCCCCGGAGGGCCCCTTCGGCGACCACACCGGCTATTACAACGAGGTAGAAACCTTCCCGGTGTTCACCATCGAGTGCATCACCCAGCGCCGCAATCCCATCTACCACAGCACCTACACCGGCCGCCCCCCGGACGAACCGGCGGTGCTCGGCGTGGCCCTCAACGAGGTGTTCGTGCCCCTGCTGCAGAAGCAGTTTCCGGAGATCACCGATTTCTACCTGCCGCCGGAGGGCTGCTCCTACCGCCTGGCCGTCATCAGCATGAAGAAGCAGTATCCCGGCCATGCCAAGCGGGTGATGCTGGGGCTGTGGTCGTTCCTGCGCCAGTTCATGTACACCAAGTTCGTCATCGTCACCGACGACGACATCGACATCCGCGACTGGAAGGACGTGATCTGGGCCATGACCACCCGCATGGACCCGGCCCGCGACATCACCGTCATCGAGCACACCCCCATCGACTATCTCGACTTCGCCTCGCCGGTGGCGGGATTGGGCTCGAAGATCGGTTTCGACGCCACCAACAAATGGCCAGGAGAGACGACCCGCGAGTGGGGCCGTCCCATCGTCATGGACCCGGAAGTGAAACGGCGGGTGGACGAGATCTGGGAGGCGTTGGGGATCGAGTGA
- a CDS encoding endonuclease/exonuclease/phosphatase family protein yields MTGLRVMTYNIHSCRGSDGQYLPERIAHVIAACRADVVALQEVDVNRRRSQRLDQAHHIAHHLQMGHHFHTTVQVEEERYGIAILSRLPMEPVAAGPLPSRLEPRGVLWVQVTWRGEPWQVLNTHLGLTPAERQRQLRALLTQWLAKPVCRCRSVLCGDFNTHPHSGLCRRLRRHLRDASRQARQRHVHATFPSRLPLVRLDHIFVSPNVAVRRAEVHDTPLSRVASDHLPLVVELEGGESGILSPSRTDDHPA; encoded by the coding sequence ATGACCGGCCTGCGGGTGATGACCTACAACATCCACAGCTGCCGCGGCAGCGACGGCCAATACCTGCCGGAGCGTATCGCTCACGTCATCGCCGCCTGCCGCGCCGACGTGGTGGCGCTGCAGGAAGTGGACGTCAACCGGCGCCGCAGCCAGCGGCTGGATCAGGCGCACCACATCGCCCACCACCTGCAGATGGGCCACCACTTCCACACCACCGTCCAGGTGGAGGAGGAACGCTACGGCATCGCCATCCTCAGCCGTCTGCCGATGGAGCCGGTGGCCGCCGGCCCGCTCCCCAGCCGCCTGGAGCCCCGCGGTGTGCTGTGGGTGCAGGTGACCTGGCGGGGAGAGCCGTGGCAGGTGCTCAACACCCATCTGGGCCTGACCCCGGCGGAACGCCAGCGCCAGCTGCGCGCCCTGCTGACCCAGTGGCTCGCCAAACCAGTCTGCCGCTGCCGCAGCGTCCTTTGCGGCGACTTCAACACCCATCCCCACTCCGGCCTGTGCCGCCGCCTGCGCCGCCACCTGCGCGATGCCAGCCGCCAGGCCCGCCAGCGCCACGTACACGCCACCTTCCCCAGCCGCCTGCCACTGGTGCGTCTGGACCACATCTTCGTCAGTCCCAACGTGGCGGTGCGGCGGGCGGAGGTTCACGACACGCCCTTGAGCCGCGTCGCCTCCGACCACCTGCCTCTGGTGGTCGAGCTGGAAGGCGGCGAATCGGGTATCCTTTCCCCTTCCCGAACCGACGACCATCCGGCATGA
- a CDS encoding alkaline phosphatase family protein, with amino-acid sequence MTKRQAETSAHAVAGGNGPRSLRFKWPAVFGWLRHYLDRSEWFIRLLKLPCFEGPADAPGLILIQIDGLAHRQLQRALEQGRMPFLQRLLTRGGYRLHRQYAGLPATTPACQGLLFYGVPRCVPAFSFRDPPSGEVVRMYEPGPAAAVEAQLRERGTPLLSGGSAYVDTFTGGAAEAHFCPAALGWGPPLKGISRWKLALFTGLHLPSLARIATLLAVELGLAVTDCLRGIVAGEDFFKELKFIPTRVGIVILLRELAVIGARIDAARGLPVIHLNLLGYDEQAHRRGPDSRFAHWTLKGIDAAIARLHRSARRSRRRRYQVWVYSDHGQERVTPYVKRHGRHLDEAVSALLADLGSPAPLQADVGRGIQTLRVRWLGGRQVQRLFPVNEAKPQTGENALAALGPVGHLYLGQPPDPATRRRLARELTGRLGIPLVLACDGDGVRAWTAEGEFRLPAQAAALFGADHPWRDRLGEDWAALCRHPAAGDLVLVGWRAGCEALTFAVENGAHAGAGPDETTAFACLPADAPLPEEPMTAEALRRAVEEVLRRP; translated from the coding sequence GTGACGAAACGGCAGGCTGAAACCTCCGCGCACGCCGTGGCCGGGGGGAACGGGCCACGGAGCCTCCGCTTCAAGTGGCCGGCGGTCTTCGGCTGGCTGCGGCACTATCTCGACCGCAGCGAATGGTTCATCCGCCTGCTGAAGCTGCCCTGTTTCGAAGGCCCGGCCGACGCCCCCGGCCTGATTCTGATCCAGATCGACGGCCTCGCCCACCGCCAGCTCCAACGCGCCCTGGAGCAAGGGCGGATGCCGTTCCTGCAGCGGCTACTGACCCGAGGCGGCTACCGCCTCCACCGCCAGTACGCCGGCCTACCCGCCACCACCCCGGCCTGCCAGGGACTGCTCTTTTACGGCGTGCCCCGCTGCGTGCCGGCGTTCAGCTTCCGCGACCCGCCCAGTGGCGAGGTGGTGCGGATGTACGAACCGGGGCCGGCGGCCGCGGTGGAGGCACAGCTGCGGGAACGGGGGACACCGCTGCTGTCCGGCGGCAGCGCTTACGTGGACACTTTCACCGGCGGCGCCGCCGAGGCGCACTTCTGCCCCGCCGCCCTCGGCTGGGGACCGCCGCTCAAGGGGATCTCGCGCTGGAAGCTGGCGCTGTTCACCGGGCTGCATCTTCCCAGCCTGGCGCGGATCGCCACCCTGCTGGCCGTCGAGCTGGGCCTGGCGGTGACCGATTGTCTGCGTGGCATCGTCGCCGGTGAAGACTTTTTCAAGGAACTGAAATTCATCCCCACCCGGGTCGGCATCGTCATCCTGCTCCGGGAACTGGCGGTCATCGGCGCCCGCATCGACGCCGCCCGCGGCCTGCCGGTGATCCATCTGAACCTGCTCGGCTACGACGAACAGGCCCACCGCCGCGGCCCCGACTCCCGCTTCGCCCACTGGACCCTCAAGGGCATCGACGCCGCCATCGCCCGCCTCCACCGCAGCGCCCGCCGCAGCCGACGGCGGCGCTATCAGGTGTGGGTCTATTCCGACCACGGCCAGGAGCGCGTCACCCCCTATGTCAAACGCCACGGCCGCCATCTGGACGAGGCCGTCTCCGCACTGCTGGCCGACCTGGGATCGCCTGCGCCCCTGCAGGCGGACGTGGGCCGGGGCATCCAGACCCTGCGGGTGCGCTGGCTCGGCGGCCGGCAGGTACAGCGCTTGTTCCCGGTCAACGAGGCGAAACCGCAAACCGGGGAAAACGCCCTGGCGGCCCTGGGACCGGTCGGTCACCTGTATCTGGGGCAACCGCCGGATCCGGCGACCCGTCGCCGTCTGGCCCGGGAACTGACCGGGCGGCTCGGCATCCCTCTGGTGCTGGCCTGTGACGGCGACGGCGTCCGCGCCTGGACGGCCGAGGGCGAATTCCGGCTGCCGGCGCAGGCCGCGGCGCTGTTCGGCGCCGATCATCCCTGGCGCGACCGCCTGGGGGAAGACTGGGCGGCCCTGTGTCGCCACCCCGCTGCCGGCGATCTGGTACTGGTGGGCTGGCGTGCCGGCTGCGAGGCGCTGACCTTCGCCGTCGAGAACGGCGCCCACGCCGGCGCCGGGCCGGACGAAACCACCGCCTTTGCCTGTCTGCCCGCCGATGCGCCCCTGCCGGAAGAACCGATGACGGCAGAGGCGCTGCGCCGCGCCGTGGAGGAGGTCTTGCGGCGTCCATGA
- a CDS encoding glycosyltransferase, translating to MNIVMMTNTYLPHVGGVARSVSSFTEEYRRRGHRVLVVAPEFPGTPENEVDVVRVPAIQNFNGSDFAVALPLFADLDEALDAFAPQLIHAHHPYLLGMTAVREARARDLPLVFTHHTRYEYYTHYVLDSPVLKRFVVELATRYANLCDLVFAPSESIARLLRERGVTTPVEVVPTGIRIERFARGDGAGFRRTHGIPEEAFVVGHVGRLAPEKNLGFLAEAVALFLAHHPNVRFLVAGRGPSEADIRRACERRGVADRLHRVGVLVGQQLADAYHAMDVFAFSSKSETQGLVLTEAMAAGTPVVALDAPGAREVVEDRVNGRLVMKEDVTEFAAALYWLFALPPERRRQLEEAARRTAACFSLERTADKALSCYERLLAGKRRPHPAAEIEEWEQALRRLRTEWDIVREMMEAAGKAIASGAPLRDETAG from the coding sequence GTGAACATCGTCATGATGACCAACACCTATCTGCCCCACGTGGGTGGGGTCGCCCGCTCGGTTTCCTCCTTCACCGAGGAATACCGCCGCCGGGGCCACCGGGTGTTGGTGGTGGCGCCGGAGTTCCCCGGCACACCGGAAAACGAAGTGGACGTGGTGCGGGTGCCGGCGATCCAGAACTTCAACGGCAGCGACTTCGCCGTCGCCCTGCCCCTGTTCGCCGACCTGGACGAGGCCCTGGACGCCTTCGCCCCCCAGCTGATCCACGCCCATCACCCCTATCTTCTGGGTATGACCGCCGTGCGCGAAGCCCGCGCCCGCGACCTGCCGCTGGTGTTCACCCATCACACCCGTTACGAGTACTACACCCACTACGTGCTCGATTCGCCGGTGCTCAAGCGCTTCGTGGTGGAGCTGGCGACCCGTTACGCCAACCTGTGCGACTTGGTGTTCGCCCCCAGCGAAAGCATCGCCCGCCTGCTCCGGGAACGGGGCGTGACCACGCCCGTGGAGGTGGTCCCCACGGGCATCCGCATCGAGCGGTTCGCCCGCGGCGACGGTGCCGGGTTCCGCCGCACCCACGGCATTCCGGAGGAGGCCTTCGTCGTGGGTCACGTGGGCCGGCTGGCGCCGGAAAAGAATCTCGGCTTCCTCGCCGAAGCGGTGGCCCTGTTCCTCGCACACCATCCCAACGTCCGCTTCCTGGTGGCCGGGCGCGGGCCGAGCGAGGCGGACATCCGCCGGGCCTGCGAGCGCCGCGGCGTCGCCGACCGCCTGCACCGGGTCGGGGTACTGGTGGGACAGCAGCTGGCGGACGCCTATCACGCCATGGACGTGTTCGCCTTCAGTTCCAAGAGCGAAACCCAGGGCCTGGTGCTGACCGAAGCCATGGCCGCCGGCACCCCGGTGGTGGCCCTGGACGCCCCGGGGGCGCGCGAGGTGGTGGAAGACCGGGTCAACGGCCGTCTGGTGATGAAGGAGGACGTCACCGAATTCGCCGCCGCCCTCTACTGGCTCTTCGCCCTGCCGCCGGAACGCCGCCGCCAGTTGGAAGAGGCCGCCCGCCGCACCGCCGCATGCTTTTCCCTGGAACGCACCGCCGACAAGGCCCTGAGCTGCTATGAACGCCTGCTGGCGGGCAAACGCCGCCCCCACCCGGCGGCGGAGATCGAAGAATGGGAACAGGCCCTGCGCCGCCTCAGGACCGAGTGGGACATCGTGCGGGAGATGATGGAGGCGGCAGGCAAGGCCATCGCCTCGGGAGCCCCTCTGCGTGACGAAACGGCAGGCTGA